The genomic region ATCTCAGTGGCACACTTCACATTGAAGATGCAGCTGTGCCAGGCGCACAGGAAGCTCTTAAAAGGTTACGTGGTGCTTCTGTAATCGTTAGGTTTGTGACCAATACGACCAAAAAGAGCAAGCAAGACCTGTTGCAAAGGTTGAGAAAATTGGAATTTGATAtctctgaaaatgaaatattcacaTCTCTGACTGCAGCCAGAAGTTTACTAAAGCAGAAACAAGTCAGACCCATGCTGCTAGTTGATGATCGggcactacctgatttcaaaggAATACAAACAAGTGATCCTAATGCTGTGGTCATAGGATTGGcaccagaacattttcattatcaaatTCTGAATCAAGCATTCTGGTTACTCCTGGATGGAGCACCTCTGATAGCAATCCACAAAGCCAGGTATTACAAGAGGAAAGATGGCTTAGCCCTGGGGCCTGGACCATTTGTGACTGCTTTAGAGTATGCCACAGATACCAAAGCCACAGTCGTGGAGAAACCCGAGACGTTCTTTTTGGAAGCATTGCGAGGCACTGGCTGTGAACCTGAGGAGGCTGTCATGATAGATGATTGCAGGGATGATGTTGGTGGGGCTCAGGATGTTGGCATGCTGGGCATCTTAGTAAAGACTGGGAAATACTGAGCatcagatgaagaaaaaattaatccACCTCCTTACTTAACTTATGagagtttccctcatgctgtggACCACATTCTGCAGCACCTGTTGTGAAGCAATGTGTGCGTCTGAAGCAACTTGAAACGCAGCTTCTTATTGTCTGGAATGAATCCCTGACCAACTCAGTGCCAGCATCGGTAGACACACACCAGTCAGTGCTGATCGCTTTTTAACCCTCTTTTGTTGTGCATTAATTAGAAAGAAAGGTATTGAATTGCGGCCAGCCAGTAAGCCTTGCTAATCTCTTTTGTTTTGTAACTGAAGATGAGACCCAAAGAAAGGGAAAGCTGAGATTTTGTGCCATTCCTTTTAAATATTCATCAGGTtaggcagggctgggagggagaagcTACCACAGGGAAGAGTGTTCTCTGCTGTCTCCTCACTGGAAAACAGGGAGGGGGGATTTCAGACTGTGAAGAAAGTTGAATGgtggtttttaaattataaagtaatGTATTAAAAGGTACATTAGGCTGTAGTTCTAGTACTGAGTTCAACTGTGAAATCCATCAGATGTGCCAAATGGAGAAGACAGAAAGTAACAAAGAGAATTGTCCTTTAGCCCAAGTGATACAGTGAATTTGCTTTAATAGATGTTGAAAACTAAATTTTCTACTGTATTCCCAGCATGggtgacttctttttctcttcattagcCAGAGATGACTAATTTAAATTTAGAAccagaatttaatttaaaataatacttccATTAATAACCTATTCATTGCAGATACCTATTATACTGTGTAACAGTTGTTTtggaaattttatgtaaaattaaaactatCAGTATTTTACAGATGTTTTAATTAGACATTGTTATTAACAGGAACAGTGCAGAAACTGGAATCAAGCCTTGTAATGTCTTATAGACCATGCATTTTTGAAGTTAGTGTCCACTAGGGTCCTATTAACTGTACATTTgcaagatttcattatttttgcctCTGACactatgggaaaaaatttttagaaGCTATTGGGACAGATTCAAGCTTTTATGTACTTGGTTACTACAGCTGTAAAATGAAATCTCGTCTTGTAGCATGGATTATTCCTCTCATGTTAAACCCACCAAAATGAAGGGGACTAAATAGGTAATGATTTTCCTAGTGCATTTGCATACTGTGACAACCCTGGGCCTTGCAATAGTTTTACAGGGCTCTTGGGCATTGAGTTATGAGGATGTAATTGTACATCATTGTAGTGTTCACCTTATTGAAGCTCACTCTGATGTTAATGAGCTTCGGGTTTTGATGCTTGTTTAGAGATCAGCAGTCTTGGATGGGAGGGAACAAAGCTAAATAAATCGTagtttggtgaaaaaaaaaaaaaagaaatagtcgTATAACAGAGTACTGCACTTAGAATCTAGAAACCTGTGTTTAAATTCTTGTGTCACCATTTACAAGCCATGCCATCTTGAATATGCTACTTAatcagagcctcagtttcatctGAAAATTGGAAATAACAGCTATCTAACCTGCATAGCTCTCTGCTACATTGCTGCAAAGATCAAAGATGACACATATGAAGTGACCTAAGTCTGCAAGATGATTTCAAGTAACAATATGTTTACTCGAGGCTTAGCTCAGAGTTGTTTCTAAGCAGACATGGATCAATTTCCTTACATTTGCTTTACAGCCACAGATTACAGCACTAACCCAGTAAATAACCTGACCACCAAAAGGGAGTCCTGGCATAGGCGTGAGTGTAGGGGCACTCATGATCCAAGTGCATCAGCAGTTTATGTGGCAGATGCCTTCCCCTGCTGTAGATCTTGTTTGCTGTAGCTAAGTCAGGAGAGGGAGGAAGCCATCATTTAACTCCCTTCCCTTTTGTCTGTCCATGAGAATGAGACAAAAACAGGATTCCACAGCCATACCAATCCTGATTAGCAGGGTGTAGAAACCAGTTACATTGCCTGCCACTGGACCAGGAAACCTGGATAATTGTCAGTGTCCTCTTTTGCCCCTACTCTAGGATATTAGATTGTAAATCACTGTCAATACACCCAGCTGATGAAATGAGGCCCATGGGGCCACCAGAGTTAATATTGGGAATGAATATAGGAACATACACTAAGGCCTCCTTTGGTAGACAAGCAGAGTACCAACGTGCCAAGGACCTACCGAAATAGCTCAGGTTTCttcttcaaaaagagaaaaggcagagcatgtgcaaaggcctgcTATTTCTGGCCAGTTTCCTCACTCAAACTATACGGTAACATCAACATTCATGATGCTAACGAAGGTTAAGTGGATCTATTTTCCCTTCTATAGTTTGGATCATCTATTTCTTCCTCACCCTGACACTATGTTAAAAACCTTCAGATATAGATACCTATATACCTTTATCTATTAGATGCATTTATTTGTGACATATTCCCAGATTTAAAGAGAAAAGTGtcagagaagggggaaaaaagtacaaaaacacaagtttatatttatttaatgctaAGAACACAGATACTCTAAAGAGAtaaaaagtagttttattttttctaaataggaTTTTGATCACAAAAATGCTGGTAATTCAAACCTTTAAAGCGGAAAAGCATATAAcctgagaaaaatgcaaaacatatttCATCTCTCACCTGAGTTAGACTTAGAACACCTAAGCATTCTCCTTAAGAGATTAATACAGTCACGTGTTGCCCAATGATAGGGATACATTCTgtgaaatgtgttgttaggtgacTTCGTCCTTGTGCAAACAGCACAGAGTGTACTTACGGAACCCTAGATGGTATAactactacacacctagactatatggtatagccagttgctcctgggctacaaacgtGTACATCATGTTACtacactgaatactgtaggcaactgtaacataatggtatttgtatctaaacatagaaaaggtatagtaaaaatacggtattataatcttacgggacTGCCATCATATACGTGGTCTGTCATTGACCGAAACATCATTATGTAGTGCATGACTATTAAaattgtgcaaaaaaaaaaaacaagaaaaaaaaataaacctgtaTCCATAGTGTTTAAACCGTAAAACCAATACCTGGTACatacatgacaaaaacaaaacaaagcacgtAAAAGAATATGCAGCCTATAGAATTCAAAGACAACAAAGGTGACAAAGTCAGGTAAAAGAAAGGCAATTAGGGAcgtaagatattttttaaagcaggaagCTGATGATGTCCACTGTAAGCCTGGAAGAAACCAGGAGTCTGAACACGGAGTAGTTACTGATAGGAAGGATAAAGTGCTGCATCTCTAATAGCAAGCAAATTAACTCTGCTGAAATTGCCAGAATGAAGGCCAAAGTGGTTTTCAGTAAAGAGTGTTCTCCTTGACAGCATAGCCAGCATGTGGTTGAGCCGGGACCTGATACCAGCGAAGTGGAATTGCCGCTCTTTGTTCAAGTTTCTAAGTGAGTCACTCAAGTACAGTTCCATGTGGGGGGTGCCCAGGTACTTGGGATAGCCAGGATTGTGGAAGTCAGTGGCTCTGATGGAAGCAGGAGAGCCAGTGGAGCTTGCCACAGAGCCTTGGGAAGACACAGAGGAGGAAGACTTCAAACTGGAAGATCTTGATACAGACATTTTTGAGACTGGTGACCCTTCCGTAGATTGAGTTCCTTGAGGAAAGAGAATGTTCTCATCCATGTCAGTCTGAGTGGTGGTCGACCTGGACCAAACCATG from Macaca thibetana thibetana isolate TM-01 chromosome 10, ASM2454274v1, whole genome shotgun sequence harbors:
- the LOC126964288 gene encoding haloacid dehalogenase-like hydrolase domain-containing protein 2, whose amino-acid sequence is MATRHALEAVLVDLSGTLHIEDAAVPGAQEALKRLRGASVIVRFVTNTTKKSKQDLLQRLRKLEFDISENEIFTSLTAARSLLKQKQVRPMLLVDDRALPDFKGIQTSDPNAVVIGLAPEHFHYQILNQAFWLLLDGAPLIAIHKARYYKRKDGLALGPGPFVTALEYATDTKATVVEKPETFFLEALRGTGCEPEEAVMIDDCRDDVGGAQDVGMLGILVKTGKY